In Nonlabens agnitus, the DNA window CCGTAGGCATGATGGCTAGTTGAGGTAATACTGATGTTATCGCTTTCGCGAAAGCGGAACCTATCACATTTGCAGGGAAAATCTTGATCATTTTGCAACCCAAGGTACTGGCATCAAATGCTTCCTTTATTGTAGCAATACCCGGAATATACGAGACGTTATGATCACGACAATGTATGGCCACCTCGGCTACCAAACATGGGGAAACGACAAAAGCAGCGCCTAGATTGATATATTCTTTAGCAGTTTGTAGATCATAAATAGTACCTATCCCTATCTCTAGATCTGGCCACTTTGACTTGCGGTTCATCAATTCCCTAAAAGTATCAATGGCGTTAGCGCCACGGTCCACAAATTCAAAAGTGCGAACTCCACCATTATAGGCGGCATTGACAACATCGATGCAAGTCTGAAGGTCGCTGTGATAAAAAACAGGCACGATCTTATGCTGGTCTGTCCTGGAAATAAAGGTTTCAATATTCATATGCTATCTTAAAAGACGTCCAACATTATCACCATCTACTAGATGCATGATTTCTTCCTTACTACTCAAATTCACATCTCCAATGGTACTATGCTTTAAGACTGAAGCCGCCACGGCGTATTCTACGGTTTGTTGTTCATTTAGATTGAGTAGTCCATATATAAGGCCTGCCATAAAAGCATCGCCACCACCTATTCTATCAACTATATTGTTCATTTCGTACTTCTTGGATGTGTAGAGCTTACCATCTTTATACATCACTACCGTCAAATCATTCCTGGATGCAGAATGTGAATCTCTAATTGATTTTGAGAAAGCCTTTATGTTAGGATACTTTTCCAAAACCAATTCACAGTTGCGCGACCAATCATCATCATAGATCCCTAGGCAATTCTCTAAATCTACTCTACCGCCTACTACGTAGTCTGTCAATTCCACCAATCCAGGCATAACATCCAGCGGTTGTTTTCCATATTGCCAAAGGTTCCTTCTATAATTAATATCGCCACTAGTCTTCACACCTCTTTTCTTTGCTTCTTTCAAAGCTCGCAAGGTAACATCTGCCACAGATTGTGAGATGGCTGGCGTGATACCGCTATAATGGAACCAGTTGGCATCTTCAAATACAGCATCCCAATCAATTTCATCTTCTTTCAGGTATGAAAACGTAGTATCAAATCGATCGTAGACAATTCTTGAAGGACGTTGCATGGCACCGCATTCCAAATAATAGATTCCCAAACGACCATCCTTTCTCACGATTCCTTCATTACCCACATTATTCATGTTTAAGAAACGTACCACTCGTTCTCCTAGATCGTGGTGCGGCAATGCTGTGATATGTGAATTTTTCAATCCCATATGAGCCAGAGAGATGCCTACATTAGCTTCAGAACCACCAAAATTAACATCAAAATTTACGGTCTGGAAAAGTCTTTTTTGATTGGGAACGGTTAGGCGCATGAGGACTTCACCTAGGGTAACTACTTTTTGATTCATGATTTTATATTGGTAATTAACAAACTTAAAACAAATTGATTCTATATGGAAAGAGGCTGTTTCACTATCTCAAACTTTTTATGAAGTTTTCGTAAAAAAAACGAATTCTTAACGACATAGGCTGGGAATATGAACCAAAAGCCAATTTTCAGTAAAAACAATACAATTCATCAAGCTTTGCTTTTAACTTTGGCCCCTTAAAATTAATAGAATGCCTTACAGAGTATTTGAAGAGTACAACATTGAAGTAACCGAAGATATACAACAAAAGTATAAAAGCGTTATCACAGACCTGGGTGAGGATGTAGAACGAGAAGGTCTTCTCAAGACCCCAGAAAGAGCTGCCAAAGCCATGCAATTCTTGACTAGTGGATATGATCAAGATGCATCAGAAGTATTGAAAAGCGCCATGTTTGCAGAAGATTATCAAGACATGGTCATCATCAAAGACATTGAGCTTTATTCTCTTTGTGAGCACCACATGCTACCGTTTTTTGGAAAGGCGCATATAGCATATATCCCAAATGGCCATATCGTTGGATTATCCAAAATTCCAAGAATTGTAGACATTTTTGCAAGAAGGCTACAAGTACAAGAACGCTTGACTCACGATATTCTGGAATGCATCCATCAAACGCTAAAACCTAAAGGTGTAGCTGTGGTAATTGAAGCCTCGCACATGTGTATGATGATGCGCGGTGTGCAAAAACAAAATAGCTCTACCACTACTAGTGGTTTTAGAGGACAGTTTGAAAAAGTAGAGACTAGATCAGAGTTTTTACACCTTATTTCCAGCGACTTGCATTAGTAAAATTGGAACGGATTTTGAAGATTCTGTGATAAATGACAACAACCATGTTTGAATCAAAATCATCAAAATTATTTTTCAGTATTCTATTTGACCTTATGGGAATGGCATCCTATGCCATTCCTTTTGTAGGTGAACTTATTGATATTGTTTGGGCACCTATTGCCGGTTACCTAATGACCAAGGTATATCCAGGTCAAACCGGTAAGACCGCTGGTATTTTGACCACTATAGAAGAATTGGTACCAGGACTGGACATCATACCAACCTTTACGCTCACCTGGATCTATACCTACATGATCAAAAAAGAGAAACCTGCAGCTGCCAAAGATCCTCAGGTTATTGAAGTAGAAGCCATTTAAATAGCCAGTTCCTTGAATCCTGTCATCAGCTTTTTGATTTTGGGATCAATAATGATTTGGCAATAACCTTGTTCTCTATTGTTATTGTAATAATCCTTGTGATAATCTTCGGCTTTGTAAAAACCTTTTGATGCCGACACTTCTGTAACTATAGGGTTTTCATAAACATTCGATTCATTGAGTTTTTGAATCATCTCTAGAGCTTCTTTTTCCTGTTCTTCGTTCATGAAAAATATGGCACTGCGATAATGACTTCCCACATCATAACCTTGACGGTTCAATGTCGTTGGATCATGCGTGGCAAAAAATACCTGTAGTAATTCATTAAAACTTACTATTTCAGGATCAAAAGTGATTTTGATAGCCTCGGCATGGCCCGTTCTTCCTTGCACCACTTCCCGATACGGCGGATTTTTAATGTTTCCACCACTAAATCCAGGAATGACCTCACTAACACCTTTGACGCGTTGAAAAACTGCCTCTGTACACCAAAAGCATCCGCCTGCAAATATTGCTTCCATTTTTCTTTTTTATACAAGTTACGACGCAGGCACCAGTCCCATCAATTCTTAACAACTCTTTAGTTATAAAATGGTTTTTTGCTTTAGTTTTGCAAAATGCGTGATTTTTTTGTCCTAAAAAGGACCTTTTTAGTTGTCTTAGCTTTTATGTATTTCGCTTTCGCGAAAGCGCAATCCTCATCAGACCAGACTGACATAAAACGTAAAACGTATCAAGCCACAAGGGTTACCACACAACCTACCATTGACGGAAAACCCTTTGAAGCATTCTGGGAATCCATTCCATCAGGTGGTGATTTCAAGATGATTGAACCTACCAGCGGCCTAGATGAAAGAGATACGCATCCCACGAAGTTTAAAATTGCCTATGATGATAATGCTCTGTATGTGGCTGGTTATATGTATGATAACGAACCAGAGCGCATCTTAAGGCAGTTCTCACAAAGAGATGAGGTATTTGCCCAGGCAGATCTTTTTGGTTTTTTTCTCAACACCTATAACAATCAAATCAATCAGACTCGATTTTATGCAACGAGTGCCAATGCGCTGGGCGACGCCGTATCAGAAAATGGAAGTGAAGATTTTAGTTTCAATGTGGTTTTCAAGTCAGAAACCAGCATTGACAACAATGGATGGTACGTAGAGATGCGTATTCCCTATCGCACACTGCGATTTACTGAAGCTCTTGTTCAAGATTGGAGTTTTCAGATATTCCGCAGGATTAGACATTTGAACGAGGACTATTCCTATAACTATATTGACCGTACTACCGGTTCTTCTTCACAATACGATGCTTTATTAACAGGCATAAAAAATATCAATCCGCCACTAAGGCTTAATCTTTATCCTTTTGCTGCATCCAGCTACGATATTTTCGATGGTGAAAAGCAATTTGATATAAGTGCCGGTATGGATATCAAGTATGGAATCAATGAAGCATTCACGCTGGATGCTACGCTCATTCCAGATTTTGGCCAGGTAGCGTTTGATCAGGTAACACTCAACTTGGGTCCTTTTGAACAAACTTTTAGTGAGAACCGCGCCTTCTTTTCTGAAGGTACTGACCTTTTCAATAAAGGTGGTCTGTTTTTCTCTAGACGCATAGGTCAAACACCTTCGGGCGCTGGCAGAATAGAATTATTTGAAAATGAAGACATCGTTGATAATCCTAGTAACGCAAAACTCCTAAACGCCGTTAAAGTTACTGGAAGAAACCGTAGAGGTTTAGGTATAGGTTTTCTTAATGCCATTACTGAAAAAACGGAGGCTACCATACAAGGCATAGAAATAACGCCAGCCAACGACACTATAATATCTCGTCGCAATGTGGTCACAGAGGCCCTAACTAATTATAATGTATTTGTACTGGATCAACAGTACGGGTCAAATTCTTCAGTATCATTGACAAACGCAAGTACATTGCGCAACGGTAGTTTTACGGACGCTAATGTGACAGCACTTGTGGTAGATCATAATGATCGTGACTTGAACAATAATTATAGAGCTCAAGTTAAATTGAGCAACCGCTTCCAGCCAGATGAGACAAAATCTGGAACCGCAGTAGCCTTAGACTGGAGAAGTACCAGTGGTAACTGGCAACCTAGATTATCCTATGATTTTATAAGCAATGATTGGGATCCCAATGATTTGGGAAGAAATTTTAGAACCAATTTCCATCAGTTCTATGGCGAGATTCGTTACGAACAATTTGTTCCTAAAGGAATATTCAATAGCTATAGGTTTGAATTAGGTGCTGGCCATAGAAGATCTGCAGATCCAGATTTTCACATCCAGAGTGATGTAAGATTAAGTTCCAGATTTTTTACTAGAGAACGAAATGCCTTTGGCTTTAATACCTCCTTAAATACTCGTAATCTAAACAGGTTTGAATCCAGAGTCTCTGGTCTTAATGTGCGCTATGCTGCAAATCAATCCTTCGGCGGATTCATATCTACAGATTATCGCAAAAAATTTGCGATAGACATTAGAGGTGGCTACTTCTATCTTTTTGATGATCCAGAAAAAGGCTATGATTTCAATATATCGCCTAGGTATAGGTTTAGTGATAAATTTCTATTGATCTATAGGTTTGACTGGAGCAAAAACGATCTACGTAATAGCTTTGTGACGACCACAAATAATGGCACCTCTTCCATACTTAGTCGTCGAGATACCCATAGTGTGGAAAATTCTGTTTCTGGAACGTTCAATTTTGATAATAAACGGGCGTTGAGCCTAGCGTTTAGAAATAACTGGAATAGAGCATCCTTTAGCCGTGATTTTAAAGAACTACAGGACGATGGCACTACTGAAGATAGCAGCTTTGAATTAGATGAAGGCTCAAATCCAGATGCTAACTTCAATGTGTGGAATCTGGACCTGTCCTATCGCTGGCGATTTGCACCAGGTAGTGAAGCTAGATTATTGTATCGCAACAGCATCTTTAACTTTGATGATCAAGGCGATATTAGTTTTCAGGATAGTCTAGATGAATTGTTTATGCAGCCGGTTAGACATAATTTGAGTCTGCGTATCACCTACTTCATAGACGTGAATGAGGCCAAAACTTGGTTTTCTTCCACTTAAAAGCAATTACCTTTACAACCATGATTGAAGCAAAGAATATTTACAAAAGCTATGATGACTTGCAGGTGCTCAAAGGCGTTGACCTAAGCATCAAAGAGTCAGAGATTGTGAGTGTTATAGGTAGTTCAGGTGCTGGTAAAACCACACTGTTGCATATCCTGGGTACACTGGAAAAGCCTGATAAGGCGGCCAATTCTTCCTTGATCATCGATGGTACAGATGTGACCCAATTATCCTCACGACAGTTAAGTCATTTTCGCAATCAGTCTTTGGGTTTTATTTTTCAGTTTCATCAACTGTTACCAGAGTTCACGGCATTAGAAAATGTTTGTATTCCTGCCTATATCAATAAGAAATCAAAGGCAGAAGCAGAAAAGCGTGCGCAGGAATTACTGGAATACCTGAGTCTAGGAGGTCGCATTCACCATAAACCTAATGAGCTAAGTGGTGGCGAGCAGCAACGCGTTGCGGTAGCTCGATCCTTAATCAACGACCCCAAAGTGATTTTTGCAGATGAACCCACGGGAAACCTGGACAGCAATACTGCAGCAAACCTTCATGAACTCATACTGGACCTGCGCAAGAATTTCAACCAGACCTTTGTCATTGTTACCCATAATAAAGAACTAGCAACACTTGCAGATCGCACACTTACCATGAGTGACGGTAGATTTGTACACCATGAATAAAAAGGAGCTCAAGGAATTTCTGGATCACAAGGTAGAGATCTACAACCAGCCAGATTTCATCCCACATGACCCTATCCAGATACCGCACCGGTTCACAGACCCTAAGGATATCGCCATCTCCGGTTTCTTGACCGCCACAATATCATGGGGCAACCGTAAATCCATCATCAACAATGCAGATCGATTGATGGAACTTATGGATCATTCTCCAGCAGATTTTATTCGGAATTTTCAGCCTAAAGATCTGGATCGATTTGAAGGATTTGTACATCGCACCTTCAACAGCGATGATTGCAAGACCTTTATGAGAGCACTGCAAGATATAGAGTTGCGAGATGGTGGTTTAGAATTCGCTTTCGCGAAAGCGAACAAAGCATCCACTAATCTACAGGAAGGAATCTCAAGGTTCAAACAACGATTTTTTGAGGTCGAACATTTGCAGCGAACGCAGAAGCATGTAAGCGACCCGCTAAAAAACAGCAGCGCCAAAAGGATCAACATGTTCCTGCGATGGATGGTAAGAAAGGATTTAAATGGAGTGGATTTTGGCATCTGGAACCAGTTGTCGATGAGCGAACTATCTCTACCATTAGATGTACACACTGGTAATATTTCCCGAAAACTGAAACTGTTGAAGCGCAAGCAAAACGATGCAAAAGCAGTGCTGGAGCTGGATAAAGCCTTGAGAAAACTGGATCCGGCAGATCCCGTTAAGTATGATTATGCGCTTTTTGGATTAGGCGTTTTTAAAGATTTGTAGGAATTTAGAATAAGTAGTTAAAAGTTTTATAATAGATTAGTTATATCTTTAAAAACCATATAATACCAGCCACAGATGACTCCAGCTCCCTTACATCATCTTGAAGATGATCGCCTTAAGTATTTGAATTCGTTTGTCGTACAGCCAGAGGTACCTACTGATGATTTAGATCAACTGCTTGATATGGCCTGTCGATTACTGGGCATTCCCAAGGGCCTTATATCCATCGTGGAACGTGATGTAGTGAATTTCAAATCACAATACGGATTCAATCTACCGCCAGCGCCTAGAAACCTGAGTTTTTGTTCACACGCCATAGCTAGCGATCAAGACGTCTTTTATATTGAGGATACAAGGCTTCATCCCTACTTCAAGCATCACCCATATGTCAAGGCAGAAGATCCAGTCATATTTTATGCTGGAGTTCCCATAATGGACAGTGAGAACCTGCCATTAGGAACGGTCTGCGTCATTGACAATAAACCTAGAAAATTAAGTGAAGAACAAAAAGACTCGCTTAAAATGATTAGCCAGTTGATCATGCGACAAATGCAGTTGCGTAAGGACAAATTGAAGCTTGAAAAAAAGCAAACAGTTCTAAAGGAAAAGAACGACATGCTCAAAAACTTTGCCCATGTCGTTTCTCATGACATGAAAATGCCACTAGCAAACATGATCATGACTAGCGATGTCATTAGACAAAGGTATGCGGATAAGTTGGATGCAGCTGGAGTTAACTACCTAGCAGATATCAAATCTGCTGCTTTTTCAATGAGAGATTATATCGATAACATTCTGACACACTACGAGAGCGAACACATGGTATTCAATACAGGTGACAAATTTGATATTCACACAGTACTTCTCAATATTGAAGAGATGTTAGGAATGCGTCAAGATTTTATCCAGTTCATACTTCCTGAAGAAAACATGGAAATGCAGTGTGATGAATCTGTCGTGGAACAGATTCTGGTTAATCTTGTGGGCAATAGTCTAAAATATAACCATCGCGAATCGATTAGAATTCAAGTTACCGCGACAGAATGTGATAAATATTACCGTATTTCAGTCATTGATAATGGCATAGGAATACCAGAAGCCAAACAAAAAGAGGTTTTCAAATTATTTACCACGCTTAATCAAGCAGACCGCAGTGGCAAGATAGGTCATGGCATAGGTTTGTCTACGGTAAAGATTTTAGTGGATAAATTGGGTGGCGTTATAAAATGTAAGTCCGCATTAAACGTGGGAACAACCTTTACATTTACCGTTGCAAAACATGTTGGTCAATCTTAGGGAACATCCTATCTTTGAGTAATCTTAGATAATCGATGCTTTTTAAAAATCCCAATCTACTTTACGGGCTTTTATTCCTCCTAATACCGATTATTGTTCACCTTTTCCAGCTTAGGAAATTTAAAAAAGTGGCTTTTACTAATGTTGCTTTTTTAGAACCTCTAATCACTCAAACTAGAAAAAGTCGTACGCTTAAAAAATGGCTTACTCTAATTACTAGACTTTTAGCAATTGCTGCTATCGTATTTGCATTTGCACAACCGTTTTTCCCAACAGAATCTGGTTTGAAGCTCGATGAAAATCTGGTGATTTATTTAGATAATTCCAACAGTTTACAAGCAAAGGGAACTGATGGCAGACTGTATCAAGCAGCGGTCAATGATTTGATTGAAAAGTTACCTTCTGGACTTAGCTTTTCGTTATTTACCAACGTTGCTTCTTTTCAAAATGTAACCAAACAAGAGATCGCCAATGAATTGCTATCGGGCTCCTATTCATCCGCCCAACTCAGCCCAGAGCAAGTCCTTTTAAAAGCCGACTCCTTCAGGCCTAGAAGCAATGATAATATTTCGTTCATATGGATTTCAGATTTTCAGCGATCTGGAAACAGTCCATTTGTTTCTACCGATAAGGCGTGGAACACTCGTTTTGTAAAGCTTATTCCTGTAGAGTATCAGAATATCAGCATTGATTCTGCTTTTATATCCATGACCAATGATAATGACCACACCATCCAATTATCATTATCCTCCAATTTTGATGAAGAACAACCGGTAACCATCAGTTTTTTTAATGATGATCTATTAGTTGCAAAAACATCTGCGAGTCTTAAAGATCAGCGTGGTGAAGCAAGTTTTGCATTATCTGACATCAACTCTTTCAAAGGAACGATCCAAATCGAAGACGACGGTTTGCAGTTTGACAATCGTTTGTTCATCTCGAGTAATACAAGAGAAAAAATCAGCGTACTTCACATCAACAATACCGAGAACGACTTTTTAAAACGCATTTACACCGGTGACGAATTTGATTACACGACAGCGACTCCAAGTAATGTCAATTACAATAGTATCAAAAATCAACAAGTAGTCGTTATCAATGAATTAGAAGTCATAAGCCCTGCATTAGCTAAGGAACTGAACGACTTTACAATAGCTGGGAACACTTTGATCATCATTCCTTCTAGTGACGCATCAGGATATGAAGCTTTGAATGGATTACGTGGTTCAGAACCATCTGTCGTAGAAAAGCGAATCACTGGAATCAATTTTGACCATCCAATTTTGCAGAACGTTTTTAGTCAACGTGTGACTAATTTCCAATACCCTAAGGTAAGCTCCACGGCTTTTCAAAATGCTGGTGGTAATTCAATTCTATCTTTTGATGATGGTAGTTCGTTTTTGAGCCAATTTGAAAATACCTTTTTATTTGCTTCACCGCTCAATGAAGAGAATTCAAATTTTCAAAACTCTCCATTAATAGTTCCCGTGTTTTATAAAATGGGGTTGAGAAATACCAGCGCTGGAGTTCTTTATTACCCTATGTCCCAACGCAATGAAATTAGTTTCCCTAAATCGCTGCAACAAGATCAGATTCTGGAACTACAGTTGGATAATGACCGCATTATACCAGAACAAAGAGCCTATAATTCTTTTGTCACCATAGTTACTGGTGCTGAGATCAATCATGCTGCGAATTATGATGTCATGCTTAAAGATGAGTCCATCGCATATGTTTCTTTCAATGCATCCAGAATTGAAAATCAATCCGATTATTACTCTGATGAAGAAATTGGTGCTCCAGTACTCAGTGAGATAGGTGCTTTTGTCCAAGAGTTGAACGGAGAAAACAATCGATTAGAACTCTGGAAATGGTTCGTTGCCGGTGCATTGTTTTTTCTTATTTGTGAATTAATGATTTTAAAATTCCTGAAATGATCCTAATCAAAAACGCGCACATCCATCATCCAGATGGTAATTATCACGATAAGAGAATGGATATTCTCATCAAGGATGGAATTATTGAAGACATAGCCACATCCATCAAAACAAAAGCCGATCAAGTTATTGATCACGAGGATCTCCACTTGTCCATAGGTTGGTTTGATAGTAGCGTAAGTTTTGGTGAACCTGGATTTGAAGAGCGTCAAACCATGAAAAACGGGCTGGATACTGCTGCCAGCAGTGGCTTTACTCATGTGATGCTCAATCCTAACAATAAGCCTAACCCACAAGATGCATCAGGAATCAACTATTTAAAATCCATTAGTGCTGGACATGCCACGACTCTTCATCCTGTAGGTAATTTTACGATCGATCAAAAAGGAGAACATCTTGCAGAGCTTTATGATATGCATCAAGCAGGTGCGGTGTCCTTCTATGATTTTAAGCATTCACTGGAAAATGCCAACCTGCTAAAAGTTGGTTTACAATATGTGAAACCATTTAATGCGATAATTCAATCCTTTCCTCAAGATGCTCAAATCGCTGGTAAAGGAATGGTCAATGAAGATGCGGCTGGCACACAATTAGGCTTAAAAACCATACCTAAGTTTGCCGAAGAATTACGCATCGCTAGAGACATCGAAATAGCAAGATATACAGGTGCCGCCTTACACATACCAACGGTAACAACAGGTGCATCATTGGACCTCATTAAAAAGGCCAAAAAAGAAGGCCTTAGCATCACCTGTAGCGTGTCTGTTCACCATATACTGAAGAATAGCGAAAACCTGAACGAATACGACACGAACTTTAAAGTGCAGCCACCATTAAGGGAAGCCAGTGAGAATAAGAATCTGATCAAACATATTAAATCAGGTACCGTGGACATGATCACGACAGATCACATCCCGTTGACCATTGAGGCGAAAAATGTAGAGTTTGATCAGGCAGATTATGGTACGATTGGTTTAGAAAGTGCCTACGGCGCTTTGAGCCAAAAGTTAGATCAGGATACCATCATAAGATTGCTAACGTCAGGATACAAATTATTTTTGCTAGAAATACCTAAACTTGAAGAAGGTGCAGCAGCAAACCTATCTTTTTTCACTCCGCAAGGAACTAGCACTTTGGATAAGAACAAACTCAAAAGCACATCAAAAAACAGCCTTTTCCTAGGTTCTAAAATGACCGGAAAAGTCCTGGGTGTTTATAATAACGGTAAATTGATTTGGAATGAATAAAGATCCACAAGGCAAGTCGTTAGCGCTTTTAGCTTATGCAAGTGCGTTATTTTTGTATGTACATCTCATGCTTTTCATCGCCGTGTTAGGAGTTGCCATTTTACTAAACTACAACAGGAATCAGCCGTTTGCCGCCTTTCATCACAGGCAAATGTTGGGGATTGCCTGTATCGCATTCTTGATTACTGCATTTGGCAGCATTCTACCTAGTGGTTGGATCGCTTTTGTATTGATCAGCCTTATCTTTTTAATGGCAATTTTAGGTTTTGCGGATGCCTATAAAAACCAAACTACACCACTACCCTACATAGGCGAGCAATTTCAAAAGTGGTTTACCTTTATCAAATAATATGAATACAGATTTGAGTCTACACTATATCTCGCGCCCTGCAAACCGGAAGAATGCACCATTACTAATATTGGTACATGGCTATGGTAGCAATGAACAGGATTTATTCTCCTTTGCGCCACAAATGGACGCTGGAATTCACATCGTTTCGGTTAGGGCGCCCTACGAGTTGCCTCCTTATGGTGCGGCGTGGTATGCTATTGATTACACCGCAGATAAAGGAAAGTTTTCTGACCTAAATCAAGCTAGGCAAAGCATCCAGTTGCTCAAAAAATTTGTCGGCGAAGTGAAAGATCGTTATGATGTCGATGCAAATAGCATCAATATGTTGGGCTTTTCCCAAGGTGCCATTTTATCCATGGCCATGGCCTTATCTGAACCTTCTATTTTTAAAAATGTAGTTGCGATGTCTGGTTATTTGAATGAAGATCTTGTAGTGGATATGGATAGATTGGAATCTCGCTTTCGCGAAAGCGAACTAACGACCAACTTCTTCATTTCCCATGGTACGATGGATCAGGTTATACCATTTTCATGGGCAATGCAGGCTCAACCTGTTATGGAACGACTGGATGTGGATTATGTTTTCAAACAATATCCAATGGGTCATGGCGTCTCACCAGAGAATTTTCACGATATGAAAAGGTGGCTGGAAAGCCGCCTATAATTATCGATAACGATCATTAAGAACCGCTGCAGTGGTTTCAAGAGTGATGTTTTCCTCATCGACAATGGTGTAAGTGACCAGCAACTCACCCCATTGATTGTTGTCTGAA includes these proteins:
- a CDS encoding beta/alpha barrel domain-containing protein, with protein sequence MNIETFISRTDQHKIVPVFYHSDLQTCIDVVNAAYNGGVRTFEFVDRGANAIDTFRELMNRKSKWPDLEIGIGTIYDLQTAKEYINLGAAFVVSPCLVAEVAIHCRDHNVSYIPGIATIKEAFDASTLGCKMIKIFPANVIGSAFAKAITSVLPQLAIMPTGGIEPSASGLKEWFDAGVNCVGMGSQLFDKNKISKKDYAGLSNDIVDAINNANLVK
- a CDS encoding sugar kinase yields the protein MNQKVVTLGEVLMRLTVPNQKRLFQTVNFDVNFGGSEANVGISLAHMGLKNSHITALPHHDLGERVVRFLNMNNVGNEGIVRKDGRLGIYYLECGAMQRPSRIVYDRFDTTFSYLKEDEIDWDAVFEDANWFHYSGITPAISQSVADVTLRALKEAKKRGVKTSGDINYRRNLWQYGKQPLDVMPGLVELTDYVVGGRVDLENCLGIYDDDWSRNCELVLEKYPNIKAFSKSIRDSHSASRNDLTVVMYKDGKLYTSKKYEMNNIVDRIGGGDAFMAGLIYGLLNLNEQQTVEYAVAASVLKHSTIGDVNLSSKEEIMHLVDGDNVGRLLR
- the folE gene encoding GTP cyclohydrolase I FolE, which gives rise to MPYRVFEEYNIEVTEDIQQKYKSVITDLGEDVEREGLLKTPERAAKAMQFLTSGYDQDASEVLKSAMFAEDYQDMVIIKDIELYSLCEHHMLPFFGKAHIAYIPNGHIVGLSKIPRIVDIFARRLQVQERLTHDILECIHQTLKPKGVAVVIEASHMCMMMRGVQKQNSSTTTSGFRGQFEKVETRSEFLHLISSDLH
- the msrA gene encoding peptide-methionine (S)-S-oxide reductase MsrA, with product MEAIFAGGCFWCTEAVFQRVKGVSEVIPGFSGGNIKNPPYREVVQGRTGHAEAIKITFDPEIVSFNELLQVFFATHDPTTLNRQGYDVGSHYRSAIFFMNEEQEKEALEMIQKLNESNVYENPIVTEVSASKGFYKAEDYHKDYYNNNREQGYCQIIIDPKIKKLMTGFKELAI
- a CDS encoding DUF5916 domain-containing protein, whose amino-acid sequence is MRDFFVLKRTFLVVLAFMYFAFAKAQSSSDQTDIKRKTYQATRVTTQPTIDGKPFEAFWESIPSGGDFKMIEPTSGLDERDTHPTKFKIAYDDNALYVAGYMYDNEPERILRQFSQRDEVFAQADLFGFFLNTYNNQINQTRFYATSANALGDAVSENGSEDFSFNVVFKSETSIDNNGWYVEMRIPYRTLRFTEALVQDWSFQIFRRIRHLNEDYSYNYIDRTTGSSSQYDALLTGIKNINPPLRLNLYPFAASSYDIFDGEKQFDISAGMDIKYGINEAFTLDATLIPDFGQVAFDQVTLNLGPFEQTFSENRAFFSEGTDLFNKGGLFFSRRIGQTPSGAGRIELFENEDIVDNPSNAKLLNAVKVTGRNRRGLGIGFLNAITEKTEATIQGIEITPANDTIISRRNVVTEALTNYNVFVLDQQYGSNSSVSLTNASTLRNGSFTDANVTALVVDHNDRDLNNNYRAQVKLSNRFQPDETKSGTAVALDWRSTSGNWQPRLSYDFISNDWDPNDLGRNFRTNFHQFYGEIRYEQFVPKGIFNSYRFELGAGHRRSADPDFHIQSDVRLSSRFFTRERNAFGFNTSLNTRNLNRFESRVSGLNVRYAANQSFGGFISTDYRKKFAIDIRGGYFYLFDDPEKGYDFNISPRYRFSDKFLLIYRFDWSKNDLRNSFVTTTNNGTSSILSRRDTHSVENSVSGTFNFDNKRALSLAFRNNWNRASFSRDFKELQDDGTTEDSSFELDEGSNPDANFNVWNLDLSYRWRFAPGSEARLLYRNSIFNFDDQGDISFQDSLDELFMQPVRHNLSLRITYFIDVNEAKTWFSST
- a CDS encoding ABC transporter ATP-binding protein; this translates as MIEAKNIYKSYDDLQVLKGVDLSIKESEIVSVIGSSGAGKTTLLHILGTLEKPDKAANSSLIIDGTDVTQLSSRQLSHFRNQSLGFIFQFHQLLPEFTALENVCIPAYINKKSKAEAEKRAQELLEYLSLGGRIHHKPNELSGGEQQRVAVARSLINDPKVIFADEPTGNLDSNTAANLHELILDLRKNFNQTFVIVTHNKELATLADRTLTMSDGRFVHHE
- a CDS encoding TIGR02757 family protein; the protein is MNKKELKEFLDHKVEIYNQPDFIPHDPIQIPHRFTDPKDIAISGFLTATISWGNRKSIINNADRLMELMDHSPADFIRNFQPKDLDRFEGFVHRTFNSDDCKTFMRALQDIELRDGGLEFAFAKANKASTNLQEGISRFKQRFFEVEHLQRTQKHVSDPLKNSSAKRINMFLRWMVRKDLNGVDFGIWNQLSMSELSLPLDVHTGNISRKLKLLKRKQNDAKAVLELDKALRKLDPADPVKYDYALFGLGVFKDL
- a CDS encoding sensor histidine kinase, yielding MTPAPLHHLEDDRLKYLNSFVVQPEVPTDDLDQLLDMACRLLGIPKGLISIVERDVVNFKSQYGFNLPPAPRNLSFCSHAIASDQDVFYIEDTRLHPYFKHHPYVKAEDPVIFYAGVPIMDSENLPLGTVCVIDNKPRKLSEEQKDSLKMISQLIMRQMQLRKDKLKLEKKQTVLKEKNDMLKNFAHVVSHDMKMPLANMIMTSDVIRQRYADKLDAAGVNYLADIKSAAFSMRDYIDNILTHYESEHMVFNTGDKFDIHTVLLNIEEMLGMRQDFIQFILPEENMEMQCDESVVEQILVNLVGNSLKYNHRESIRIQVTATECDKYYRISVIDNGIGIPEAKQKEVFKLFTTLNQADRSGKIGHGIGLSTVKILVDKLGGVIKCKSALNVGTTFTFTVAKHVGQS